The following proteins are encoded in a genomic region of Bradyrhizobium sp. SK17:
- a CDS encoding substrate-binding domain-containing protein, whose product MKLQSTKLLGTASVLALLASSAATPANAAASNGLYFGGSTLASEAFRQIFDCYTGATVGASGWTDGFTFSSSFNANTPTPGLLPNTCTIVTSVQGMYAGVGSGNGLRGYISNKPSQWYGGTVTPPATFSLTSTSQQPLFPSAQPPYVDTLNTTFGSYPYPRVDVGLGDSPLPATLAAMTTSSITFTPTTNWNSLPATVTASGSTNVSYNTSSWGQPLQLPAFEVPVAIPVNLSFTPNSQVKSGGNIVAGGAIQLSGAQLCAIFSGLVTDWSSSTSIPTLDSTGTLVSQPFYYTNVGNGIGTAAQYTTTSAPIKVVYRSDGSGTSFILTNYLKAVCPLIDKNGTAKYATIFGATNLPSTSFSNLIANINNTTITNNWVGATGSGGVQSGVANTSNSIGYVSGDFVKPFAIASNAPNSASVQNEYQRIHGTYIPATTTTTSPTFIAPTPAAVNTAWGDAALTPPSTTSTWAAYNVYGINYPATEPSTNHGGLSVGGLSVLPLTNGNGAYPLSGTTFLYLYSCYGNNTNGQNLINFLNWFYQNPTANQAPAILRNNSFSALTSAWQTRIKNGVLTAGSGVAIALASGGSKDGCTGVTGGANP is encoded by the coding sequence ATGAAACTGCAATCCACCAAACTGCTCGGCACCGCTTCGGTGCTCGCGCTGCTCGCCTCGTCGGCAGCCACGCCGGCGAATGCGGCGGCCAGCAACGGCCTCTACTTCGGCGGCAGCACGCTCGCCTCCGAAGCCTTCCGCCAGATCTTCGACTGCTACACCGGCGCGACCGTCGGTGCGTCGGGCTGGACCGACGGCTTTACGTTCTCGTCCAGCTTCAACGCCAATACGCCGACCCCCGGCCTGCTGCCGAACACCTGCACGATCGTGACGTCGGTGCAGGGCATGTACGCCGGTGTCGGCAGCGGCAACGGCCTGCGTGGCTACATCTCCAACAAGCCGAGCCAGTGGTACGGCGGCACGGTCACTCCTCCGGCCACGTTCAGCCTGACCTCCACGTCGCAGCAGCCGCTGTTCCCCTCCGCACAGCCGCCGTATGTCGACACCCTCAACACGACCTTCGGCTCCTATCCCTATCCGCGCGTGGACGTCGGCCTCGGCGATTCGCCGCTGCCCGCGACCCTCGCGGCCATGACGACCTCGTCGATCACCTTTACTCCGACCACCAACTGGAATTCGCTGCCGGCCACGGTGACCGCGAGCGGCTCCACCAACGTCAGCTACAATACGTCGAGCTGGGGTCAGCCGCTGCAGTTGCCGGCCTTCGAGGTTCCGGTGGCCATCCCAGTCAATCTGAGCTTCACGCCCAATTCACAGGTCAAGTCTGGCGGCAATATCGTGGCCGGCGGCGCCATCCAGCTCTCGGGCGCACAACTCTGCGCGATCTTCTCGGGCTTGGTGACCGACTGGAGCAGCTCGACCAGCATTCCAACTCTTGACAGCACCGGCACCTTGGTGTCGCAGCCGTTCTACTACACCAATGTCGGCAACGGCATCGGAACCGCCGCGCAGTACACGACCACGTCTGCGCCGATCAAGGTCGTGTACCGCTCGGATGGCAGCGGCACGAGCTTCATTCTGACCAACTATCTGAAGGCGGTCTGCCCGCTGATCGACAAGAATGGCACCGCCAAATACGCGACGATCTTCGGCGCCACCAACCTGCCGAGCACCAGCTTCAGCAACCTGATCGCCAACATCAACAACACGACGATCACAAACAACTGGGTTGGTGCAACCGGAAGCGGCGGAGTTCAGTCCGGGGTCGCCAACACCTCGAACAGCATCGGCTATGTCAGCGGCGACTTCGTGAAGCCCTTCGCCATCGCCAGCAATGCGCCGAATTCTGCCTCGGTGCAGAACGAGTACCAGCGCATCCACGGCACCTACATCCCGGCGACCACCACGACGACGAGCCCGACGTTCATCGCGCCGACACCGGCTGCCGTGAACACTGCCTGGGGCGACGCGGCCCTGACGCCTCCATCGACGACATCGACCTGGGCCGCCTACAACGTGTATGGCATCAACTACCCTGCGACCGAGCCGTCCACCAATCACGGCGGACTGTCGGTCGGAGGCCTCTCGGTCCTCCCGCTGACCAACGGCAATGGCGCCTATCCGCTGTCGGGCACCACCTTCCTCTATCTCTATAGCTGCTATGGCAACAACACCAACGGGCAGAACCTGATCAACTTCCTGAACTGGTTCTACCAGAATCCGACGGCCAATCAGGCCCCGGCCATCCTGCGGAACAACAGTTTTTCGGCGCTGACTTCCGCATGGCAGACCCGCATCAAGAACGGCGTGCTGACGGCCGGCTCGGGTGTCGCCATCGCGCTCGCTTCCGGCGGCAGCAAGGACGGTTGCACCGGCGTCACCGGCGGTGCCAATCCGTAA
- a CDS encoding substrate-binding domain-containing protein, translated as MKTQSFAGRLLGTTSLVVLSAAAMIGTQQPAAAQSTISTGIYGGGSMLPSLALRQIFDCYAGTTVANDGQTFSPSFTTAAPSPGLLPASCTMFSTAVEGLFAAVGSGNGQRAYIANDTHQLFRGNPKTAPTLVKRPSLNPPFRDTANANFSKYPYPQLDFVTSDVPLANNLSSLTTVSFGSFVPTTNWQNTVLIAAKTSAAATYNSAGVGAPIQVPVLEVPVAIAVNTSNPVTGVVWSNQSALTPNTQAGGAIQLSAAQLCAIFSATVTDWSDSSTLIPYLDKNGTQQLQHFYDDNTNGALTPVAYTSGRLPIKVVYRSDESGSSFILTNYLANFCPLLDPAGTYNYKAIFTGVGVTRGGTVSTTANLPSSSFINLLENIRAVKGDTNHDHRDSLAVEDDSDRPDPRWISAEGSNHEALKIGTGSLRAGRIGYLSADFTQPYAKTVSEEILGNTLSAPAPLSASIQSQDQRISGVYHPGQAVGGSAQNFVPPTPLGAQIAFGNLNFPAAPATYNDWNIYAQVYGPSAIFGGVSYAGRSVIATPQGAGAYPITGASFLDVYSCYADPSGTRVPALTNWLAWFFGGSQSDLSPYDPTSSNATNPGYDPNVAAIIQNNGLHELDPAWAASLQAQYLLPGIDGGRPTAIAAYRTSGGQVDGCTGVTGGAK; from the coding sequence ATGAAAACGCAATCCTTCGCCGGGCGCCTGCTGGGCACGACCTCGCTGGTCGTGCTCTCGGCTGCCGCCATGATCGGGACCCAGCAGCCGGCTGCGGCCCAGAGCACGATCTCGACCGGCATCTATGGCGGCGGCAGCATGCTGCCATCGCTGGCGCTGCGGCAGATCTTCGACTGCTATGCGGGCACCACCGTCGCCAATGACGGACAGACCTTCTCGCCGAGCTTCACCACCGCGGCACCGAGTCCCGGCCTGCTGCCCGCGAGTTGCACGATGTTCTCCACCGCGGTCGAAGGCCTGTTCGCCGCGGTCGGCTCCGGCAACGGCCAGCGCGCCTACATCGCCAACGACACGCACCAGCTGTTCCGCGGCAATCCGAAAACGGCGCCGACGCTGGTGAAGCGGCCGTCGCTCAATCCGCCGTTCCGCGACACCGCGAACGCCAACTTCTCGAAATATCCATATCCGCAGCTCGATTTCGTCACCAGCGACGTACCGCTCGCCAACAACCTGAGCAGCCTGACCACGGTCTCGTTCGGCAGTTTCGTGCCGACCACCAACTGGCAGAACACGGTGCTGATCGCTGCGAAGACCAGCGCCGCCGCGACCTACAACTCCGCCGGCGTCGGTGCGCCGATCCAGGTCCCGGTTCTCGAAGTGCCGGTCGCGATCGCCGTCAACACCAGCAATCCCGTCACCGGCGTGGTCTGGTCCAACCAGTCGGCGTTGACGCCGAACACCCAGGCCGGCGGCGCGATCCAGCTTTCGGCGGCGCAACTGTGCGCGATCTTCTCGGCGACAGTGACCGACTGGAGCGATAGCTCGACGCTGATCCCCTACCTCGACAAGAACGGCACGCAACAGCTGCAGCACTTCTACGACGACAATACCAACGGCGCGCTCACGCCGGTCGCCTACACCAGCGGCCGTCTGCCCATCAAGGTGGTGTATCGTTCGGACGAATCCGGCTCGAGCTTCATCCTCACCAACTATCTCGCCAATTTCTGCCCGCTGCTCGATCCCGCTGGAACGTATAACTACAAGGCGATCTTCACCGGGGTCGGCGTCACTCGTGGCGGAACGGTGTCCACCACAGCCAATTTGCCTTCCTCCAGCTTCATCAACCTGCTCGAGAACATCCGCGCGGTCAAAGGCGACACCAATCACGATCACCGCGATTCACTCGCGGTCGAGGACGATTCGGACCGCCCCGATCCGCGCTGGATCAGCGCCGAGGGTAGCAACCACGAGGCGCTGAAGATCGGAACGGGCTCGCTCCGCGCCGGCCGGATCGGCTATCTCAGCGCCGATTTCACCCAGCCCTACGCCAAGACGGTGAGCGAGGAGATCCTGGGCAATACTTTGTCGGCGCCGGCACCGCTGTCCGCCAGCATCCAGAGCCAGGACCAGCGCATCTCGGGCGTCTACCATCCCGGCCAGGCCGTGGGCGGCAGCGCGCAGAACTTCGTTCCGCCGACTCCGCTCGGCGCCCAGATCGCGTTCGGCAACCTCAACTTCCCGGCGGCTCCGGCCACCTACAACGACTGGAATATCTATGCCCAGGTGTACGGGCCGAGCGCGATTTTCGGCGGCGTGTCGTATGCCGGCCGATCGGTCATCGCGACCCCGCAAGGCGCGGGCGCCTATCCGATCACAGGCGCATCGTTCCTCGATGTCTACAGCTGCTACGCCGATCCGTCGGGGACGCGCGTGCCGGCACTGACGAACTGGCTCGCCTGGTTCTTCGGCGGATCGCAGAGCGACCTGTCGCCCTACGATCCGACAAGCTCCAACGCGACCAACCCGGGGTACGATCCGAACGTCGCGGCGATCATCCAGAACAATGGCCTGCACGAGCTCGATCCGGCCTGGGCGGCATCGCTGCAGGCCCAGTACCTGCTGCCCGGTATCGACGGCGGTCGCCCGACCGCCATTGCCGCCTATCGCACGTCCGGCGGTCAGGTCGACGGCTGCACTGGCGTCACCGGCGGCGCGAAGTAA